The stretch of DNA TACAGTTACTGTGTTATTTATATGAGTTAAGCGGTTAAATGAGTCAGGATCCACTATATTTTCCTCCTTTAGATTTTTATCTTTTACTTACGTAAGCTAGATGGTTCCCAAGGTAGAAAACAAATGAAAACAAGGTACTTTCCCCTGGCCTGGTTTCCAGTTATGTTTTTTTGGTTTTCAGCTCGTGGGATGCGGCTGAAGATGTAGGCTCAGCCATACAGTCCATGAGTATCGAGCCATTCCGTACTGCCGCCCGAAGAAGGTTCTACTTTATTTTTCCTTTTTATCTAAATTTCATTTTGGCAATAAAACTAGCACAGACAATTACAAATACCGCATCTTCCCAAGCCGTTGCATCTTTGCCCGACTGCATGGAATCGATTCCCGACGAAGGCGCTAAAAAAACGTTGGCAGCTGCCAGCTCTTTCAACAGGCATTTTAATCACAAAAAAATAGCAGAGAAACCTCGGTTTCTCTGCTATCTGAAGGCACTTTACTGATCCTTCATTTTCTCTTCTCTTTTCAATAGATCGCGAATTTGCGTAAGCAGTTCTTGTTCGACAGTCAATTCCTCGACTATCTCTTCCTCCTGTGACTTACGCTTCAGCTTATTCATCACTTTGACGATCATGAATAACGCTGCAGCAATCAAAAAGAAATTAATTACAGCTTGAATGAATGCACCATATGTCACTACAGCGTTCCCAACAGAGACCTTAAGTCCGCTAAAATCATGCCCGCCTGTGATGATACCAATAAGCGGCATGATAATATCATTGACAAGGGAAGTCACGATGGCACTGAACGCCGCACCGATCACTACCGCTATAGCCAAGTCCACGACGTTTCCGCGTAATGCAAATTCTTTGAATTCCTTGAGCATCTTATGTATACCTCCCTTCTGAATAGTATTCATTTTTACGTATCTATCAATCTTTTTCAAGAATAAACACTGAAAATAAGACAAAACTAGCTTAAAGTCCCGTTATATAATTCCTATGGACAGATGCTGGGTGCATAATTCCCTGGTACTCCCTATAACTCTTGGAGCAATCATTATGGTTGGGCATAAAACGAATCAAAGGAAGAAAGATATTAATCTTCACATAGAGATCAAGATTTTCATCCATGATTTCTGTAAATAATCACCTTCACAAATTAAGACGCCCCAAGCAATCGCAGCAAACCGACAAGGAATAATCCGCCAATTGACAGCACCGTATTATTCAAAGCATGAATCAGAAGTACATGCCATATATTGCGCGTCCATAAATAGATAATATTCAAAAACAGACCAGCAAACATAAATGGGATTGTCCCCATGACGCTGCCAAAATTATAATAATGAACCAACCCAAAAAGAATGGAATTAAGAATCAAAATAATGATTTTCCTAAAGGCACTTCCGTGGAATAATTTGCCGAGAAGTGTATACCTGAATACGATATCTTCTATAAGTGCTGTCAGGATAGGACCTAAAGCTAAGTAGAACAATGCAATAAACATCCCGGGACCAACCGTTGCAGGATCTATCCAAGCAGATGTATCTGCTTCCACACTACCTCCGTGGACAGGGAGAAAAGAACGAACAAAACTGATTAAAATTTGCAGGACAACAGCGCCTGCAATGACCAATAGGATGGAACGTTTCCAAGCTTGCCCAAACTTTGTCCAATGCTGCCTGAGCATCCTTCCATAAATAAAAAGAATGGCGATAAACATGAAAAGGCGCAAACTTGTATCCACCATTGCAGGCAATAGACCGCTAGTTGATAGCCTGTCCATGATCAATCCAACAATAAAAATAAGCGGGACCAGTATTAATGCAGCATAATCCCTCATCGCCCATGATTCTTTTGTGAAATCCTCAGCTGAAACTTTTGCTGTAAAACGACTCATCTCTAAACCTCCAATATAGATCATCCATTACTCTACCTTCCAACCAACCAAAAAGCAACCTGGCCTTCCGAGTCCATGACATGCGACTTCCCCCGATATAACAGCTGGTACTTCTTCCGGAATACCTGCTTGTCCTTATCCCATATCGGGCGCCGCTCGAATATTTAAAACAACCATTTCCTAATCTTTTATCAATAACAGTCTGATGGATTAAGTCCTCCTCCTGCTTGCTCCAATACTTCGCTGAAATCCTTCATTTCGCCACAATATACAGGGTGGAGTTTGGCGGAAGACATCGGGATTCACTGATCCAAATGAAATACCCCCCTCCTATCCAGCTCTTTTAGCTGGTATGCCAAGCATCATGTTTCACCACATACTCATAAAGGGAAAATTACGATACTATAGTGTAGACTATGAAATTTCAATACCCTTCCACAAAGGCAACCAATCCTCATAGTTTTGTCTTATAATAGAAGAAGTAAATTTATGTAAAAGTTAGTAATTCTGAAAGGAGATACATAATCTTGAACACCGAATACTTAGATTTACTAGCTCAGAAATATGACACGGAAGAGAAAGTTGTCACAGAAATCATCAACCTGAAAGCCATCCTTAACCTTCCGAAAGGGACCGAGCATTTCGTCAGTGATTTGCACGGTGAATATCAAGCGTTCCAGCATGTACTGCGCAATGGTTCCGGTAGGGTGAAGGAAAAAATAAGGGATATTTTCAGCGGGGTCATCTTCGAGAAAGAAATCGATGAGCTGGCAGCGTTGGTTTACTATCCGGAAGAGAAGCTGCAGATCATCAAAAATGAATTCCATAACGAAGAAGAGCTGCATGAATGGTATAAAAAGACGATTGAACGGATGATCAAGCTCATCTCCTACGCTTCTTCCAAATACACACGTTCCAAACTGCGGAAGGCATTGCCCAGTCAGTTTGCCTATATAATCGAAGAGCTCCTATATAAAACGGAAGCATCTGCGAATAAAGAGCAATATTATTACGAGATCCTTGAACAGATCATCTCGCTTGGACAGGCCGACAAGCTGATCATCGGCTTGGCTTATAGCACACATCGATTGGTCGTGGACCACCTGCATGTCGTGGGCGATATTTATGATCGGGGACCTGAACCGGATAAAATCATGGAAGAACTGATCAATTACCATTCCGTCGACATTCAATGGGGCAATCATGATGTGCTCTGGATCGGCGCCTTTGCCGGATCCAAGGTCTGCCTGGCGAACATCCTGCGTATTTGCGCGCGCTATGATAACTTGGATATCATTGAAGATGTATATGGCATCAACCTTCGTCCGCTGCTGAATCTGGCAGAGAAGTACTATGATGATAACCCGGCTTTCCGTCCGAAGACACATGCCGATAAAAATACATCCGAAGACGAACTGGTGCAGATCACCAAAATGCACCAAGCAATCGCAATGATCCAATTCAAATTGGAAAGCCCGATCATCAAAAGACGCCCGGGCTTCCATATGGAGGAAAGGCTGCTGCTTGAAAAAATCGATTTTGAATCAAATGAGATAACCTTGAATGACCGCACGTACCCATTGGAAAATACATGCTTCGCCACCGTCAATCCAAAGCAGCCGGATATGCTCTTGGAAGAAGAGCAGCAAGTGATCGACAAGCTGTTGTTCTCGGTCCAGCATTCGGAAAAACTGGCCCGGCATATGAATTTCCTCATGCGCAAGGGCAGCTTGTATTTGCGTTATAATGGCAATCTCTTGATTCATGGCTGTATTCCGATCGATGAAGAAGGCAATATGGAGAAAATGGAGATCGAAGGCAAGTCTTATGCCGGCCGGGAGCTGCTCGATCGGTTTGAACAATTCCTGAGAGAGGCTTTCGCCCATCCAGAACGAACGGATGATCTCGCAACCGATATGGTCTGGTACTTATGGACAGGCGAATACTCCTCCCTATTCGGGAAACGAGCCATGACAACCTTCGAACGCTATTTCATCAAGGACAAGTCAACGCACAAAGAAATAAAGAACCATTATTATCACCTGCGGGAAAAGGAAGGAATCTGCGAGAAAATCCTGGCAGAATTCGGTTTGGATCCAGAACATGGCCATATCATCAACGGGCACACACCTGTCAAAGAAATCGAAGGCGAAAACCCGATCAAGGCAAACGGCAAAATCATCGTCATCGATGGCGGCTTCTCCAAAGCCTATCAATCAAAAACAGGCATCGCCGGATACACCTTATTATATAATTCCTACGGCATGAAGCTCGTCGCCCATAAGCATTTCAATTCCAAGGATGAAGTGCTGCATGATGGAACGGATGTATTATCCGTCAAAAGATTGGTCGATAAGGAACTGGAGCGGAAAAAGGTCCTGGAGACGAATGTTGGCGAGGAATTATGCAAACAGATCAATGCACTCAAGGATTTGATGGAGTATCGATATATAAAATAAAAAAAGAGTCCGGAGACAATTTCTTCGGACTCTTCAACTTTGTTCCCTGACTCGCTTAGCTCCGCAGCCCCAAAGAATGCTGCCAAATGGATAGGAAAGAAAGACAAAAACTTCCACCTCCCATTAGCACACCCACTCCTTACAACCGATAAATATATCTGATAAACGGAAGATAGATAAGCTGATATTCTTCCTTTTATATAGGCATCCACCCAGTCTTTTGGGCAATGCCCCACATACCTTACATGGAAAGCAATGGAGGTATGTATATGACCAATTTTTATTCCTTTCACGGAACCGTCACGATGATCAGTGATCTTCCGGGTAATGGCAGGGGGGAAGGGTGCTATAAATTCTTTACTGTGGAAAACGAAGCTGGGTCCATCGTGAATTTTGTCGTATCCCCAACTACTTATTTCGCGGACCACGCGCTGGTATCCGTAGGCGATCGCGTGACTGGCTATTATGATGGGGATGCACCCGCCATCATGATTTATCCGCCCCAATATCCAGCACTGGTAATGGTAAAGGAAGGCCCGGATCAAAACGTGAAAGTAAGTTATTTCAATGAACAGCTCGCAAGCAGCGACGGCCAGCTGCAGCTGACTATCTCCCCCTATACCCAATTGCTGCTGCCGAACGGGCAGGCCTTTACAAGCAGCCTTGCCAATCGCGATTTGATTGTTTCCTATGGACCTGCCACCAAGAGTATGCCGGCACAGACGACGCCATATAGAGTAATTGTTTTGTGTAAAAGCCTATAAAAAGGCGGATCTTTAGTCAACTTATAGATAGAAGGACTTTTCAAAGGAATAGCGAAAAAAACACAGATAGGAATCACAATTCCATATATGCAATAAAAGATAAAAGCCCGTTTCAAATCAAATGTTTGAAACGGGCTTACTTTTATTCAGGTTTAATATCCCAAGTTACTTGTTCATCTGTCCAAGAGAAGGACGGTTCATAAATTAATTCATAAGAATCAGATTCTGGTACATCGAATGTAAGCGTACCACTCATTTTCTTACCAGCATTAACATCGCCAGAAAGGTCCAGACCATCTCCGCCATAATAAAAGTCCAAGCTATTTCCTTCAGCATCATAAAGATTGAATTCTGTGTTATCGATGAAGGCTTTATCATCTTTATTATTAGTCACATTGACATTCATTTGAAGAACCTTGCCCTGTTCTGCCGGGCTGTACTCATTAGCCTGCACAAACTTAGCATCAGCAATTGTGATTTCAAGGCCGTTTAGGTCTACAGTATCACCAACCACAAATGTTTTAGGTTCCTCTTTCTTTGTTTCTTCAGCTTTATTTTCCCCTACTTTTTCACCAGTATTAGATGAATCATCTCCGCCACTAGCGGCTACCGCAATGATGATAACAATAACAATAATTGCTATAATACCTAGACAACCAAATTTAAAAAACTTACCCACTACTTTTCCTCCTAATCAACTAAATCATACCAAAAACTCATTTCCAGTTATTATAGTAAACTATTATACTAGTGCTTTCAACCAAAACATTACATTTTTTCTAGTTATTTTTTAATGGTTAATGTGTGAACCACTAAGAAAATATACCTTGTTGATGAACGAAGAACCCGCGAATGGCGATGAGTGAGTAAAGTAAAAATCGCATGTTTAAAACCACCTATACATAGGGTATGCTTCAGCTTTTTTCAGCTCTTATTTTCTGGATGATATTTTTACAGGCCTTCAGTACAGGACTATAGGTAAAATGCGTAGTGAAAAGGCAAAAGTTAAGTATCAAGGAGGTTATGTCCAGTATACCTATTGCTCTTTTGGATTTGGCGGTGGAATTCCAGGTATTTTTACTAATAAGAAATCTGGTGCTGGTACATATCCTTTTTTCACCCTTGTGATTTGGATAATACAGGCAATCCTCCTCTCAAATAGCTTGTTAAAAACCCCTACAAACAAGTTGAATATCCCTTTGACCTATGAGACTTTAACAACAACACGATTGATCCAAAAAGAACGAAACACCAAAACCATGGGAGGTTTTAGAATTTGGAAAATCATTCTATATTAAATCCAGCTGTCGATGATTTTGTATGGAAAGAGGTAACGGTCAAGCAACTCCTGACTGCCTATGAAACGGGCGAGTTTACTGCAGCAGAAGTAGTCCAAGCCTATTTGGACCGAATTGACAAATACGAAAAAAACTACAATGCGTTCACGTTCATGAATGATGATGCCTTGGAAGAAGCGAAGGAAATCGATCGATTGCGCAGGGAGGGAAAACCGCTTGGGCCGCTAGCCGGGGTGCCGATTGTAATCAAGGAGGCCGTGGATGTGAAAGGGTTTCCCACAACTTTCGGCTGGGCTCCTCTTTGCAAGGATGCTGGCGGGATCGAATTGATGCCGAAAAATGATGCACCTGTTGTCTCACGACTGAAAGATGCCGGGGCGATCATCCTGGGGAAAACGAATATCCCGGCATTCAGCGCGAGAATGGATTCCGCGAATACAAGCTGGGACGGCCCAACCTATAATGCCGTAGATCGGAGATTCTCTCCAGGCGGAAGCAGCTCCGGTACTGCCACTGCGATTTCAGGCAACTTTGCCGTTCTCGGGGTAGCGGAAGAAACAGGCGGCTCCATTCAAATGCCGGCAGCCTCTCAAGCGATTGTCGGGGTCAAGACCTCCTTTGATTTGATACCTACAACCGGTGTGACACCGATTGCCGGAAGTACTCGCGATGTTTTGGGACCGCATGCCCGAACTGTCGAAGATGCTGCACTAATGCTGGATAGCATGGCAGGCTATACCGATGACGATGCATTGCCAAAGGAAGGAAAAATCCCTGCAGGCGGCTATACCTCAGCCTTAAGCGAAAAAGCACTGCAAGGAAAAAGGCTCGGATTATTCGGTCCAGGCTGGAGCACGAAAGAACTTTCACCAGAAACGAAAGCATTATATCTACGTGAAATAACAGCGCTGCAGGAACTAGGAGCCGGAGTATTGGAGGATCCTTTTGAAGGCTCCGGTTTCGTGGACTTCACTGAATCGATAGGTGATGATGCAGCACGGATGCTCTTTGGCCTCGACACTGTTTTTCATGACATCGAAAAGTATATCAAAAATTTGGATCCCGATGATGATACATTATCCGCTAAGCGTGTTTTTGAAAGAGCCGGAGAATTTCCTTGGGACAAAAACGGTCCGCTTGATCTCTTTGAAAACACCAAAGAATTAATCGCCGACCCTAAGCTGGATATTTCCGAATTCAATGCGGCTCGTTCCGAACTCCTCCGCATCATTACGCAGGTAATGGAAACACATAATTTGGACGGCTTCGTCTTCCCGCAGATGACCAGATCCATTACCTCGCTGGAAGAAGGAGTCGAGGGATTGGCGAACATCACCACAACCGTCTCTGAAATCAATATCAGCGGCCTGCCGCTTGTAACAGTCCCTGGCGGCTATTATGAAAACGGCTCCCCGTTCGCATTGGTATTCATGGGAGGAATGTGGAGTGAAGCCAAGCTCTTGGGAATGGCTTATGCCTATGAGCAAGCGACGAAGCATCGAGTCGCCCCTGTTTTGGAGGGATGAACCTGTAAAGGCGAACATCATTGTTCGCCTTTTTTATTTGCAGGGATCACCAATAAAAAAGGCATCCCTCAGCGGAACGCCTTATGAAGCTTCTATATATCATTCAGACTGCTCTGTATCTTCCTCTGTATCCCCGGAATCTTGTTCTTCGATTTGTTCATCATCCGTCGGTTCTTCATCATCATTATTACATGCTGCCAACGTCAGAACTGATACCATACCCAATGCCACCATCCATTTTTTCAGCATGGAAACCTCTCCTTTAAAGAAATTAAGGTACATAAGGTAAGATACCAAAAGCTTGTTAAGGCTCGGTCAACAGCCCGTAAATAAGTGGTTAATGTTAAAAATATGTAAGGGCGATTCTTAACAAAAAAAGAAGGTATTTTCAAATATAAACTTCTATAAGGAAAAGCTTCCAAGTAAAGAATCCGTCATCAGCTCCTTTTACTTTGCAAACCAATACTTTTACCCGCTGGAAAAGGAATGTCCGAATAGGCTAATATACCCCGAAAACTTTCCCTGTCAAACCGGCATATCATTCTAATTATCTATTTCTGTTGTAATTTTTGACATATAAATAATATAATGCCTATTAGAGTGTCTAAATATGTTGATAAAAAAATGCATGTTAAAAAGAATGTCTATCGAGAAGAAAGGGCTTGAACAGTGAGAATCAAAACAAAACTTCTAGGGATAACCTCCATTTTAATATTTTCCTTATTATTGATTGGGGGTTCATCCATATTCATC from Terribacillus sp. FSL K6-0262 encodes:
- the mscL gene encoding large conductance mechanosensitive channel protein MscL translates to MLKEFKEFALRGNVVDLAIAVVIGAAFSAIVTSLVNDIIMPLIGIITGGHDFSGLKVSVGNAVVTYGAFIQAVINFFLIAAALFMIVKVMNKLKRKSQEEEIVEELTVEQELLTQIRDLLKREEKMKDQ
- a CDS encoding type II CAAX endopeptidase family protein; the encoded protein is MSRFTAKVSAEDFTKESWAMRDYAALILVPLIFIVGLIMDRLSTSGLLPAMVDTSLRLFMFIAILFIYGRMLRQHWTKFGQAWKRSILLVIAGAVVLQILISFVRSFLPVHGGSVEADTSAWIDPATVGPGMFIALFYLALGPILTALIEDIVFRYTLLGKLFHGSAFRKIIILILNSILFGLVHYYNFGSVMGTIPFMFAGLFLNIIYLWTRNIWHVLLIHALNNTVLSIGGLFLVGLLRLLGAS
- the fbp gene encoding fructose-1,6-bisphosphatase — encoded protein: MNTEYLDLLAQKYDTEEKVVTEIINLKAILNLPKGTEHFVSDLHGEYQAFQHVLRNGSGRVKEKIRDIFSGVIFEKEIDELAALVYYPEEKLQIIKNEFHNEEELHEWYKKTIERMIKLISYASSKYTRSKLRKALPSQFAYIIEELLYKTEASANKEQYYYEILEQIISLGQADKLIIGLAYSTHRLVVDHLHVVGDIYDRGPEPDKIMEELINYHSVDIQWGNHDVLWIGAFAGSKVCLANILRICARYDNLDIIEDVYGINLRPLLNLAEKYYDDNPAFRPKTHADKNTSEDELVQITKMHQAIAMIQFKLESPIIKRRPGFHMEERLLLEKIDFESNEITLNDRTYPLENTCFATVNPKQPDMLLEEEQQVIDKLLFSVQHSEKLARHMNFLMRKGSLYLRYNGNLLIHGCIPIDEEGNMEKMEIEGKSYAGRELLDRFEQFLREAFAHPERTDDLATDMVWYLWTGEYSSLFGKRAMTTFERYFIKDKSTHKEIKNHYYHLREKEGICEKILAEFGLDPEHGHIINGHTPVKEIEGENPIKANGKIIVIDGGFSKAYQSKTGIAGYTLLYNSYGMKLVAHKHFNSKDEVLHDGTDVLSVKRLVDKELERKKVLETNVGEELCKQINALKDLMEYRYIK
- a CDS encoding DUF4352 domain-containing protein, with the translated sequence MGKFFKFGCLGIIAIIVIVIIIAVAASGGDDSSNTGEKVGENKAEETKKEEPKTFVVGDTVDLNGLEITIADAKFVQANEYSPAEQGKVLQMNVNVTNNKDDKAFIDNTEFNLYDAEGNSLDFYYGGDGLDLSGDVNAGKKMSGTLTFDVPESDSYELIYEPSFSWTDEQVTWDIKPE
- a CDS encoding amidase, producing the protein MENHSILNPAVDDFVWKEVTVKQLLTAYETGEFTAAEVVQAYLDRIDKYEKNYNAFTFMNDDALEEAKEIDRLRREGKPLGPLAGVPIVIKEAVDVKGFPTTFGWAPLCKDAGGIELMPKNDAPVVSRLKDAGAIILGKTNIPAFSARMDSANTSWDGPTYNAVDRRFSPGGSSSGTATAISGNFAVLGVAEETGGSIQMPAASQAIVGVKTSFDLIPTTGVTPIAGSTRDVLGPHARTVEDAALMLDSMAGYTDDDALPKEGKIPAGGYTSALSEKALQGKRLGLFGPGWSTKELSPETKALYLREITALQELGAGVLEDPFEGSGFVDFTESIGDDAARMLFGLDTVFHDIEKYIKNLDPDDDTLSAKRVFERAGEFPWDKNGPLDLFENTKELIADPKLDISEFNAARSELLRIITQVMETHNLDGFVFPQMTRSITSLEEGVEGLANITTTVSEINISGLPLVTVPGGYYENGSPFALVFMGGMWSEAKLLGMAYAYEQATKHRVAPVLEG